The following are encoded together in the Pseudoxanthomonas sp. YR558 genome:
- a CDS encoding FimV/HubP family polar landmark protein, giving the protein MIGLGLALLSNVALALGLGEIKVKSQPGQPLLAEIPIISSEPGELEQLRARLASPTTFERVGLPRPQGLVNELDFSVALDEAGRPVVRVTSRTPVDVPAVNFLIEVDWGQGRLVREYSALVSTPGTLAAAEQPVIDAPVAAPADTITRPVEPVVAATPEPAPAEQVPTPAPTRPAPSPAPVVAATPAPQVAPGDALAPVRRGQSLSQVAAPVARAQGYTLDQAMVALLRANPEAFINGNINLLKQGAVLRVPESAEAQTILEDEAAALVRSQIAEWRRARAPIPQPAAVVEPAPTAATPSAPRTAPVADARLEIAPAAAGASGSGTQSGVSAGGEGEMLANEQLQQSKEDLAARDAEVQELRTQVAELEKLKTQQEQLLAMKDSDLAAAQQRLAQASGSDGGVPVWAWAGFGLLLVGSLAWGFAQRRRRLAPVARSTVLGDAPSPSRAAELAAVMPAPAAEPVATEPTPVLEPVIVPAAAPAKPVPKPAPAPAPVKASGPTWHSGGSPATTQAPAAAPAGRDRLELAVAYLDLGDVATARDLLNEVAAGADAGARDEALQLLREIG; this is encoded by the coding sequence ATGATCGGGCTGGGGCTGGCATTGCTGAGCAATGTCGCCCTCGCGCTCGGCCTGGGGGAGATCAAGGTCAAATCGCAACCCGGCCAGCCGCTGCTGGCCGAGATTCCGATCATTTCCAGCGAGCCGGGCGAGCTGGAGCAACTGCGCGCGCGGCTGGCGTCGCCGACGACGTTCGAGCGCGTCGGCCTGCCGCGCCCGCAGGGGCTGGTCAACGAGCTGGACTTCAGTGTCGCGCTGGATGAAGCCGGACGCCCGGTCGTGCGCGTCACCAGCCGCACGCCGGTGGACGTGCCGGCCGTCAATTTCCTGATCGAGGTGGATTGGGGCCAGGGCCGTCTGGTGCGCGAGTACTCCGCGCTCGTCAGCACGCCGGGCACGCTGGCAGCGGCAGAACAGCCGGTGATCGATGCGCCGGTCGCCGCACCGGCGGACACCATCACGCGGCCCGTCGAGCCTGTCGTGGCTGCCACGCCAGAACCCGCGCCGGCCGAGCAGGTGCCGACACCCGCGCCGACGCGACCCGCGCCTTCGCCCGCGCCTGTCGTCGCGGCCACGCCGGCCCCGCAGGTCGCACCCGGCGATGCGCTGGCGCCCGTGCGCCGCGGCCAGTCGCTGTCGCAGGTCGCCGCGCCGGTGGCGCGCGCTCAGGGCTATACGCTGGACCAGGCGATGGTCGCGCTGCTGCGCGCCAATCCCGAGGCCTTCATCAACGGCAACATCAACCTGCTGAAGCAGGGCGCGGTGTTGCGCGTGCCGGAATCGGCCGAAGCGCAGACGATCCTCGAGGACGAGGCGGCCGCACTGGTCCGCAGCCAGATCGCCGAGTGGCGACGTGCCCGCGCACCGATCCCGCAGCCCGCTGCGGTGGTCGAGCCGGCGCCAACCGCCGCAACGCCGTCGGCACCGCGCACGGCGCCGGTCGCCGATGCGCGCCTGGAAATCGCACCCGCCGCCGCAGGCGCATCGGGTTCTGGAACGCAGTCCGGCGTCAGTGCCGGCGGTGAGGGCGAGATGTTGGCGAACGAACAATTGCAGCAATCGAAGGAAGACCTGGCCGCGCGCGACGCCGAAGTGCAGGAGCTGCGTACCCAGGTGGCCGAGTTGGAGAAACTGAAGACCCAGCAGGAACAGCTGCTGGCGATGAAGGACAGCGACCTGGCCGCCGCGCAGCAGCGCCTGGCGCAGGCATCGGGCAGCGACGGTGGCGTGCCGGTGTGGGCCTGGGCCGGATTCGGCCTGTTGCTGGTCGGTTCGCTGGCCTGGGGCTTCGCCCAGCGCCGCCGTCGCCTTGCACCGGTCGCACGCAGCACCGTACTCGGTGATGCGCCTTCTCCCAGCCGTGCCGCCGAACTGGCCGCCGTCATGCCGGCCCCCGCGGCCGAACCGGTGGCGACCGAGCCGACGCCCGTGCTGGAGCCGGTGATCGTGCCGGCCGCGGCGCCCGCCAAGCCGGTGCCGAAACCCGCGCCTGCACCGGCACCCGTGAAAGCATCGGGCCCGACCTGGCACTCCGGCGGTTCGCCGGCCACAACCCAAGCGCCTGCTGCGGCACCCGCAGGCCGCGATCGTCTGGAACTGGCCGTCGCCTACCTCGATCTGGGGGACGTCGCCACGGCCCGCGACCTGCTGAACGAAGTCGCCGCGGGCGCCGATGCCGGTGCGCGCGACGAAGCGCTGCAGTTGCTGCGCGAGATCGGATGA
- the prmB gene encoding 50S ribosomal protein L3 N(5)-glutamine methyltransferase, with protein sequence MTADVAAELHTIIDLIRYGASRFNAAGLTFGHSYDNALDEATFLVLHTLHLPPDLGPAYGQARVTTPEKAQVLTLFERRVNERVPVAYLTGEAWFAGLSFKSDARALVPRSPIAELIEAGFEPWLGGREVHRALDLCTGSGCIAIAMGHYHPDWQVDGVDISDDALALSAENKARLHADNVHFVKSDLFSGLTGRHYDLIVTNPPYVTNDETDALPKEYSFEPELGLRAGDDGLDLVLKILRDAPLHLSQDGLLICEVGESEHALVRLLPDVEFAWIEFKVGQMGIFAVECAELIRHNARITALAATRK encoded by the coding sequence ATGACCGCCGACGTCGCCGCTGAACTGCACACCATCATCGATCTGATCCGCTACGGCGCCAGCCGTTTCAACGCCGCCGGCCTGACCTTCGGTCACAGCTACGACAACGCGCTGGATGAGGCGACGTTCCTGGTGCTGCACACCCTGCACCTGCCACCGGACCTGGGCCCGGCCTATGGCCAGGCGCGCGTCACCACGCCCGAGAAGGCGCAGGTGCTGACGCTGTTCGAGCGTCGCGTGAACGAGCGCGTGCCGGTCGCCTACCTGACCGGCGAGGCCTGGTTCGCGGGCCTGAGCTTCAAGAGCGATGCGCGCGCGCTGGTGCCGCGCTCGCCGATCGCCGAGCTGATCGAAGCCGGCTTCGAGCCCTGGCTGGGTGGACGCGAGGTCCATCGCGCGCTCGATCTGTGCACCGGCTCGGGCTGCATCGCCATTGCGATGGGGCACTACCACCCCGACTGGCAGGTCGATGGTGTCGACATCAGCGACGACGCCCTCGCGCTGTCGGCGGAGAACAAGGCACGCCTGCACGCGGACAACGTCCACTTCGTGAAGTCGGACCTGTTCTCCGGGCTGACCGGTCGCCACTACGACCTGATCGTGACCAATCCGCCCTACGTCACCAACGACGAGACCGATGCGCTGCCGAAGGAGTATTCCTTCGAGCCCGAGCTCGGCCTGCGCGCCGGCGACGATGGCCTGGACCTGGTGCTGAAGATCCTTCGCGATGCGCCGCTGCACCTGAGCCAGGACGGGCTGCTGATCTGCGAAGTCGGCGAGTCCGAACACGCGCTGGTGAGGCTGCTGCCGGACGTCGAGTTCGCGTGGATCGAATTCAAGGTGGGCCAGATGGGCATCTTCGCGGTCGAATGCGCGGAACTGATCCGCCACAACGCGCGCATCACCGCGCTCGCCGCCACGCGAAAATAA
- a CDS encoding transglycosylase SLT domain-containing protein, translating to MSFAVPACLRYWPVLATLSLLLVSPVSHAQRVSARDRVAVDALEQRMAAAEKRYRDGLVLVANSDPRGAGESDAALEDMEDVLDACIKQRGCQVHTLLASYKRLLKDNADGQTADAEDEGDAIDALDDGTDHATPAGAAVQETARTAALLNDQRHAFDRMVEYNPAIQAGIRRWLTDMRPALIDSYENYQNMRAELYPAWERSGLPEALLFGIMAKESNGKVHSTSRAGAAGPMQFMFNTGARFGLGRDASGFDTRYDPYASGQASAAYINERMRGLNNNIELALAAYNGGEGRAARVYRENSGLGFWDDVVYSQFPGETRDYVPMVIAAAWLFLHPRQYGLEFPKVNAQPAPLKLARDASIYELTICLGNGGTREGYMRTLRNLNPRYQPETWIPAGTTLKASARIAGLYARYCINGPRAELARTLVNADPAAAIRRTQLTGNVAVGDVMPVAGVPTTVATGEPKPAEPKAKQAREYRVAKGDTLGRISKRFQCDQKKLARANNLKAPAYAVRPGQELTLESCKK from the coding sequence ATGTCCTTCGCAGTTCCTGCTTGCCTGCGCTACTGGCCTGTCCTGGCCACCTTGTCCCTGTTGCTGGTCTCGCCCGTCTCCCATGCCCAGCGCGTCTCCGCGCGCGACCGTGTCGCTGTCGACGCGTTGGAGCAGCGCATGGCCGCTGCCGAGAAGCGCTACCGCGACGGGCTGGTGCTGGTGGCCAATAGCGATCCGCGCGGTGCGGGCGAGAGCGACGCGGCGCTGGAGGACATGGAGGACGTGCTGGACGCCTGCATCAAGCAGCGCGGTTGCCAGGTGCACACGTTGCTAGCCAGCTACAAGCGGCTGTTGAAGGACAACGCCGACGGACAGACCGCCGACGCGGAAGACGAGGGCGACGCCATCGACGCCCTCGACGACGGCACCGATCACGCGACGCCCGCCGGCGCCGCCGTGCAGGAGACGGCCCGCACGGCGGCCCTGCTCAATGACCAGCGCCACGCCTTCGACCGCATGGTCGAGTACAACCCCGCCATCCAGGCCGGTATCCGCCGCTGGCTGACCGACATGCGACCGGCGCTGATCGACAGCTACGAGAACTACCAGAACATGCGCGCCGAGCTGTATCCCGCGTGGGAGCGCAGCGGACTGCCGGAAGCCCTGCTATTCGGCATCATGGCCAAGGAATCCAACGGCAAGGTGCATTCGACCTCGCGCGCCGGCGCGGCGGGACCCATGCAGTTCATGTTCAACACCGGTGCGCGCTTCGGGCTCGGCCGGGATGCCAGCGGTTTCGATACGCGTTACGACCCCTATGCCTCCGGACAGGCCAGCGCGGCGTACATCAACGAGCGCATGCGAGGCCTGAATAACAACATCGAGCTCGCGCTGGCCGCCTACAACGGTGGCGAAGGTCGTGCCGCGCGCGTGTATCGCGAGAACAGCGGCCTCGGGTTCTGGGACGACGTGGTCTACAGCCAGTTTCCTGGCGAGACGCGCGACTACGTGCCGATGGTGATCGCGGCGGCGTGGCTGTTCCTGCACCCGCGCCAATACGGCCTGGAATTCCCGAAGGTCAACGCCCAGCCGGCGCCACTGAAGCTGGCGCGCGATGCCTCGATCTACGAGCTGACCATCTGCCTGGGCAACGGCGGCACCCGCGAGGGTTACATGCGCACGCTGCGCAACCTCAATCCGCGTTACCAGCCGGAGACGTGGATTCCAGCCGGCACCACCCTGAAAGCGAGCGCGCGCATCGCAGGTCTCTATGCGCGCTACTGCATCAACGGTCCACGCGCCGAGCTGGCCCGCACGCTGGTCAATGCGGATCCCGCCGCCGCCATTCGTCGCACGCAGCTCACCGGCAACGTCGCCGTCGGCGACGTAATGCCAGTGGCCGGCGTGCCGACCACGGTGGCGACAGGCGAGCCGAAGCCCGCCGAACCCAAGGCCAAGCAGGCCCGCGAGTACCGCGTCGCCAAGGGCGACACGTTGGGGCGCATCTCCAAGCGCTTCCAATGCGATCAGAAGAAGCTCGCACGCGCGAACAACCTGAAGGCACCGGCTTACGCCGTACGACCGGGCCAGGAGCTCACGCTGGAAAGCTGCAAGAAGTAA
- a CDS encoding D-glycerate dehydrogenase, giving the protein MAESRPRVWVSQPLFDDLVGRLATHFDVHATEAVTEHSPRAIADALRDSAGALVTLNEKIGAAQIAKASHLRAIANVGVGYNNLDVPALTAAGIVATNTPDVLTETTADFGFALLMATARRITEAERWLREGQWQQWSFSTLLGADLHGSTLGIVGMGRIGQGIARRARGFGMRVLYHNRSRLPDTVERECGASYAGFDDLLGHADHVVLVLPYSPQVHHLIDAAALAKMKPSATLVNIARGGIVDELALADALANGRLAAAGLDVYEGEPAVRPELLALRNVVLTPHIASASLGTRRAMVALAVDNLIAALGEGPQAGRPPTPVNPEALTTTAVITTAKRQGA; this is encoded by the coding sequence ATGGCTGAATCGCGGCCGCGCGTCTGGGTGTCGCAACCGCTGTTCGACGATCTCGTCGGACGGCTGGCGACGCACTTCGACGTGCACGCGACCGAGGCCGTCACCGAACACAGCCCCCGGGCCATCGCCGACGCGTTGCGCGACAGCGCCGGCGCGCTGGTCACGCTGAACGAGAAGATCGGCGCGGCGCAGATCGCGAAAGCGTCGCATCTTCGTGCGATCGCCAACGTCGGGGTGGGTTACAACAACCTCGACGTCCCCGCGCTGACCGCGGCCGGCATCGTCGCCACCAACACGCCGGACGTACTCACCGAAACCACGGCTGATTTCGGCTTCGCACTGCTGATGGCGACCGCACGCCGGATCACCGAGGCCGAGCGCTGGCTGCGCGAAGGCCAGTGGCAGCAGTGGTCGTTCAGCACCCTGCTGGGCGCGGACCTGCACGGCAGCACGCTGGGCATCGTCGGCATGGGCCGGATCGGGCAGGGCATCGCCCGCCGCGCACGCGGCTTCGGCATGCGCGTGCTGTACCACAACCGTAGTCGCCTGCCGGACACGGTCGAACGCGAATGCGGCGCGAGCTACGCCGGCTTCGATGATCTCCTCGGTCACGCCGACCATGTGGTGTTGGTGCTGCCGTATTCGCCCCAGGTCCATCACCTGATCGATGCCGCGGCGCTGGCGAAGATGAAGCCGAGTGCGACGCTGGTGAACATCGCGCGCGGTGGCATCGTCGATGAACTCGCGCTGGCCGACGCGTTGGCGAACGGCCGTCTCGCTGCCGCCGGCCTGGACGTGTATGAAGGCGAGCCCGCCGTGCGTCCGGAACTGCTGGCGCTGCGCAACGTGGTGCTGACGCCGCACATCGCCAGCGCGAGCCTGGGTACCCGCCGCGCGATGGTGGCACTGGCCGTCGACAACCTGATCGCCGCGCTCGGCGAAGGCCCGCAGGCCGGACGTCCGCCGACACCGGTGAATCCGGAAGCGCTCACCACCACCGCCGTCATCACCACCGCCAAACGACAGGGAGCCTGA
- the truA gene encoding tRNA pseudouridine(38-40) synthase TruA, with amino-acid sequence MRYALGVEYDGGGFLGWQRLTKSGTPDDTTVQAALENALSSVADARVDTICAGRTDAGVHAQCQVVHFDSDVARTPRGWLLGATARLPPAVCVRWCQPVADDFHARFSARARRYRYTLVNRLARPALERQYLSWERMPLDADAMHRAAQVLLGENDFGAFRTVHCQSPHAMRNLHAISVARQGERVIVEVQANAFLHHMVRNIVGSLLVVGRDERPEAWIAELLAGRDRTVAGPTAPPDGLVFVSPLYPAEWGLPAEVTLQATVG; translated from the coding sequence ATGCGTTACGCGCTGGGCGTCGAATACGACGGCGGCGGATTCCTGGGCTGGCAGCGACTGACCAAGTCCGGCACTCCGGACGACACCACCGTGCAGGCGGCGCTGGAGAACGCGCTGTCATCGGTGGCGGATGCGCGGGTCGACACGATCTGCGCGGGCCGCACCGATGCCGGCGTGCATGCGCAATGCCAGGTGGTCCATTTCGACAGCGATGTCGCGCGCACGCCGCGGGGCTGGCTACTAGGTGCGACCGCACGCCTGCCGCCTGCCGTCTGCGTGCGCTGGTGCCAGCCGGTGGCGGACGACTTCCATGCCCGGTTTTCTGCGCGTGCGCGGCGTTACCGCTACACGCTGGTGAACCGGCTCGCGCGGCCCGCGCTGGAGCGCCAGTACCTCAGCTGGGAACGGATGCCGTTGGACGCGGACGCGATGCACCGCGCCGCGCAGGTCTTGCTGGGCGAGAACGACTTCGGCGCCTTCCGCACCGTGCATTGCCAGTCGCCCCACGCGATGCGCAACCTGCATGCGATCTCGGTCGCGCGGCAGGGCGAGCGCGTGATCGTCGAGGTGCAGGCCAATGCGTTCCTGCACCACATGGTGCGCAACATCGTGGGTTCGCTGCTGGTGGTGGGGCGGGACGAACGCCCCGAGGCGTGGATCGCGGAACTGCTCGCGGGCCGCGATCGCACCGTCGCGGGCCCCACCGCGCCACCGGACGGGCTGGTCTTCGTCAGTCCGCTGTATCCGGCCGAATGGGGCCTGCCGGCGGAAGTGACGCTGCAAGCCACCGTGGGCTGA
- a CDS encoding SCO family protein codes for MFNKKIGLILVLALAAGLGLLAAQKFFGPVTPATQWPATEAVTLFPQPRPLPPFSLRQSDGTQLADGELKGHWTLVFLGFTFCPDVCPTTLAELAQAQAQWKDLPDSTRPRVLFVSVDPERDTPTRIGEYAHAFHPDTMAATADIPTLENFAKSLGFVFMKVPGDGFEQNPNDYSMDHSSAIGVLDPQGRLAGLIRPPFRPKAIAADMRALTEASSK; via the coding sequence ATGTTCAACAAGAAGATCGGCCTCATCCTCGTCCTGGCGCTGGCCGCCGGCCTGGGCCTGCTGGCCGCGCAGAAATTCTTCGGCCCGGTGACCCCGGCGACGCAGTGGCCGGCCACCGAGGCGGTGACCCTGTTCCCGCAGCCGCGCCCGCTGCCGCCGTTCTCGCTGCGCCAGTCCGACGGCACCCAGCTGGCCGACGGTGAGCTCAAGGGTCACTGGACGCTGGTGTTCCTGGGCTTCACCTTCTGCCCCGACGTGTGCCCCACCACGCTGGCCGAACTCGCCCAGGCGCAGGCGCAGTGGAAGGACCTGCCCGACTCCACCCGCCCGCGCGTGCTGTTCGTATCCGTGGACCCGGAACGCGACACGCCCACCCGCATCGGCGAGTACGCGCATGCCTTCCATCCCGACACGATGGCCGCGACCGCGGATATTCCGACGCTGGAGAACTTCGCCAAATCGCTGGGCTTCGTCTTCATGAAGGTCCCGGGCGATGGCTTCGAGCAGAACCCGAACGACTACAGCATGGACCACTCCTCCGCGATCGGCGTGCTGGACCCGCAGGGCCGGCTCGCCGGCCTGATCCGTCCGCCGTTCCGCCCCAAGGCGATCGCCGCGGACATGCGCGCACTGACCGAGGCGTCCTCGAAATGA
- a CDS encoding lysoplasmalogenase — translation MATPTEGSRIGWTLAIAASAALAILGAEIEALRGLHYVFKPLTTLLILAMACRLASGAGTYARWIAIGLVLSTAGDIFLMLPFDGFVFGLGSFLLAHLAYLWALRQRGGGWRVRWPVAIYTVVASCVLAQLWPGLPNELKLPVVVYVIALAGMAAQAASVWREDPDSKTRMAAIGGAFFVASDALLALDRFSAPIPLASTFVLATYWIAQWCIARSVRVTGAGDQASDASRLPSRTGDSACNSGASVATPGGNSTITVEP, via the coding sequence ATGGCGACGCCCACGGAAGGCAGTCGCATCGGCTGGACGCTCGCCATCGCCGCCAGCGCGGCGTTGGCGATCCTCGGCGCCGAGATCGAAGCGCTGCGCGGCCTGCACTACGTCTTCAAGCCGCTGACGACCCTGCTGATCCTGGCGATGGCGTGCCGGCTAGCGAGCGGGGCCGGGACGTACGCGCGCTGGATCGCGATCGGCCTGGTGCTGTCCACGGCGGGCGACATCTTCCTGATGCTGCCGTTCGACGGTTTCGTCTTCGGCCTGGGCAGTTTCCTGCTGGCCCACCTCGCGTATCTGTGGGCCTTGCGCCAGCGCGGCGGAGGGTGGCGTGTGCGCTGGCCCGTCGCCATCTACACCGTGGTCGCGTCGTGCGTGCTCGCGCAGCTGTGGCCCGGTTTGCCGAACGAGCTGAAGCTGCCCGTGGTCGTGTACGTCATTGCCTTGGCTGGCATGGCGGCACAGGCGGCGAGCGTGTGGCGCGAGGATCCTGACAGCAAGACGCGCATGGCGGCGATCGGCGGCGCGTTCTTCGTGGCGTCCGATGCCTTGCTGGCACTGGATCGCTTCAGCGCGCCGATTCCGCTGGCGAGTACGTTCGTGCTGGCGACCTACTGGATCGCGCAGTGGTGCATCGCGCGATCAGTGCGAGTGACCGGGGCTGGTGATCAGGCCAGCGACGCTAGTCGCTTACCCAGCCGCACCGGCGATTCGGCCTGCAACTCCGGTGCCAGCGTCGCCACGCCCGGCGGCAACAGCACGATCACCGTGGAGCCGTAG
- the aroC gene encoding chorismate synthase, with amino-acid sequence MSSNSFGKLLTVTTFGESHGPAIGCVVDGCPPGLEIAPEEFRHDLERRATGKSRHTSARREADEVEILSGVYEGRTTGTPIALLIRNTDQRSKDYADIARQFRPGHADYTYWQKYGIRDPRGGGRSSARETTMRVAAGVIAKKWLQQRYGVSVRGYLSQLGPITPEGFDWSAVEDNPFFWPCAAQVPALETYMDALRKSGDSIGARVNVVADGVPAGWGEPIYGKLDGDLAAALMSINAVKGVEIGDGFAAVTQKGTEHRDLMTPDGFLSNHAGGILGGISTGQQVTASIVLKPTSSLRLPGATVDVDGNTVDVITTGRHDPCVGIRATPIAEAMMALVLMDQALRHRAQCGDVGDVPPHVPGSVDG; translated from the coding sequence TTGAGCAGCAACAGTTTCGGAAAACTCCTGACGGTCACCACGTTCGGCGAATCGCACGGGCCGGCCATCGGCTGCGTGGTCGATGGGTGCCCGCCCGGGCTGGAGATCGCGCCGGAAGAATTCCGCCACGACCTGGAACGTCGCGCCACCGGCAAGTCGCGGCATACGTCCGCGCGCCGCGAGGCCGATGAGGTCGAGATTCTCAGCGGCGTCTACGAGGGGCGCACCACCGGCACGCCGATCGCGCTGCTGATCCGCAACACCGACCAGCGCAGCAAGGACTACGCCGACATCGCGCGGCAGTTCCGCCCCGGCCACGCCGACTACACCTACTGGCAGAAGTACGGCATCCGTGATCCGCGCGGCGGTGGACGCTCGTCCGCCCGCGAGACCACGATGCGCGTGGCCGCCGGCGTGATCGCCAAGAAGTGGCTGCAGCAGCGTTACGGCGTGAGCGTGCGGGGTTACCTGTCGCAACTCGGGCCGATCACCCCCGAGGGCTTCGACTGGAGCGCGGTGGAGGACAACCCGTTCTTCTGGCCGTGCGCTGCGCAGGTGCCGGCGCTGGAAACCTACATGGACGCGCTGCGCAAGTCGGGCGACTCCATCGGCGCGCGCGTCAATGTCGTCGCCGACGGCGTGCCCGCCGGCTGGGGCGAACCGATCTACGGCAAGCTCGATGGCGATCTTGCCGCCGCGTTGATGAGCATCAATGCGGTGAAGGGCGTGGAGATCGGCGACGGTTTCGCGGCGGTTACCCAGAAGGGCACCGAGCATCGCGACCTGATGACGCCGGACGGGTTTTTGTCCAACCACGCGGGCGGCATCCTCGGTGGCATTTCCACCGGGCAGCAGGTCACCGCCTCTATCGTGCTGAAGCCGACGTCCAGCTTGCGCTTGCCGGGCGCCACGGTGGACGTGGATGGCAACACCGTCGACGTCATCACCACGGGCCGCCACGACCCTTGCGTGGGTATCCGCGCCACGCCCATCGCCGAAGCGATGATGGCCTTGGTGCTGATGGACCAGGCCCTGCGCCACCGCGCGCAATGCGGCGACGTCGGCGATGTGCCGCCGCACGTGCCGGGCAGCGTCGATGGCTGA
- a CDS encoding aspartate-semialdehyde dehydrogenase yields MSNQNRSFTVAVVGATGAVGETMLSILAERDFPVGKLVLLASARSAGTQVEFKGQKVDVLDLDTFDPTGVDIALFSAGGGVSKEYAPKFAAAGAVVIDNSSTFRYDADVPLVVSEVNPQAAKNRPRGIIANPNCSTMQLMPVLAPIHRKYGIERINVATYQSVSGAGRSGLEELGRQTAQLLAFQEIEPKKFQAQIAFNLIPHIDEFLPNGYTKEEMKLVWETRKILEDDNIQVNPTAVRVPVFYGHSEAVNIETKEKITPEQARELLRAAPGVEVVDEHKAGGYPTPVTHASGRDPVFVGRIREDFSHPRGLNLWVVADNIRKGAALNAVQLAELVANGG; encoded by the coding sequence ATGAGCAACCAGAACCGTAGCTTCACCGTCGCCGTCGTGGGTGCCACCGGCGCCGTCGGCGAGACCATGTTGTCCATCTTGGCCGAGCGCGACTTCCCGGTCGGCAAGCTCGTCCTGCTCGCCTCGGCGCGTTCCGCCGGCACGCAGGTCGAGTTCAAGGGCCAGAAGGTCGATGTGCTCGACCTCGACACGTTCGATCCCACCGGCGTGGACATCGCCCTGTTCTCCGCCGGTGGCGGTGTGTCCAAGGAATACGCGCCGAAGTTCGCCGCCGCCGGTGCGGTGGTGATCGACAACTCCTCGACCTTCCGCTACGACGCCGACGTGCCGCTGGTGGTGTCGGAGGTCAACCCGCAGGCGGCGAAGAACCGCCCGCGCGGCATCATCGCCAATCCCAACTGCTCGACCATGCAGCTGATGCCGGTGCTGGCGCCGATCCATCGCAAGTACGGCATCGAGCGCATCAACGTAGCCACCTACCAGTCGGTGTCGGGCGCCGGCCGCTCGGGCCTCGAGGAACTCGGCCGGCAGACCGCCCAGCTGCTGGCGTTCCAGGAGATCGAGCCTAAGAAGTTCCAGGCGCAGATCGCCTTCAACCTGATCCCGCACATCGACGAGTTCCTGCCCAACGGCTACACCAAGGAAGAGATGAAGCTGGTCTGGGAGACGCGCAAGATCCTTGAGGACGACAACATCCAGGTGAACCCCACCGCGGTGCGCGTACCGGTGTTCTACGGCCACTCCGAAGCCGTCAACATCGAGACGAAGGAGAAGATCACACCGGAGCAGGCGCGCGAGTTGCTGCGTGCTGCGCCGGGCGTGGAAGTGGTGGACGAGCACAAGGCGGGCGGCTATCCGACGCCGGTCACACACGCGTCCGGCCGCGACCCGGTGTTCGTCGGCCGCATCCGCGAGGACTTCTCGCATCCGCGCGGCCTCAACCTGTGGGTGGTCGCCGACAACATCCGCAAGGGCGCGGCCCTGAACGCCGTGCAATTGGCCGAATTGGTGGCGAACGGCGGCTGA
- the asd gene encoding archaetidylserine decarboxylase (Phosphatidylserine decarboxylase is synthesized as a single chain precursor. Generation of the pyruvoyl active site from a Ser is coupled to cleavage of a Gly-Ser bond between the larger (beta) and smaller (alpha chains). It is an integral membrane protein.) — MSLLTSLTYVLPHRLLSSLARKLAYSTSPGTSRWLIDTVTKKFNVDLSEAANPDPRSYPSFNAFFTRALKPGARVADPDPRALLMPADGHISQCGPIEDGRIFQAKGQSFTAAELLGDAAAAEPFRNGLFATVYLSPRDYHRVHMPWTGTLRETVHVPGRLFSVGTDAVANVPRLFARNERLVCHFDTDFGPMVSVMVGALLVSGVETVWSGEEIPAYGTAITRKDYRGKGITLERFAEMARFNYGSTVIVLLPPGVATLAPELQAESPVRLGKRLASLA; from the coding sequence ATGAGCCTGCTGACCTCGCTGACCTACGTCCTGCCGCACCGCTTGCTGTCGTCGCTTGCGCGGAAGCTGGCGTACTCCACCTCGCCGGGCACCAGCCGCTGGCTGATCGATACGGTGACGAAGAAGTTCAACGTCGACCTGTCCGAGGCCGCGAATCCCGATCCGCGTTCGTATCCGAGCTTCAATGCCTTCTTTACCCGCGCCCTGAAGCCCGGCGCCCGCGTCGCCGATCCCGATCCGCGCGCGTTGCTGATGCCCGCCGATGGCCACATCAGCCAGTGCGGCCCGATCGAAGACGGCCGCATCTTCCAGGCCAAGGGGCAGTCGTTCACCGCGGCCGAACTGCTGGGCGATGCCGCGGCGGCCGAACCGTTCCGCAACGGCCTGTTCGCCACGGTCTATCTGTCACCGCGCGATTACCACCGCGTGCACATGCCCTGGACCGGCACGCTGCGGGAAACCGTGCACGTGCCGGGCCGACTCTTCAGCGTGGGCACCGATGCGGTGGCGAACGTGCCGCGCCTGTTCGCCCGCAACGAACGCCTGGTCTGCCACTTCGATACCGATTTCGGCCCGATGGTCTCGGTGATGGTCGGCGCGCTGCTCGTTTCGGGCGTGGAAACGGTGTGGAGCGGCGAGGAGATCCCCGCCTACGGCACCGCGATCACCCGCAAGGACTATCGCGGCAAGGGCATCACGCTGGAGCGCTTCGCCGAGATGGCGCGCTTCAACTACGGCTCCACGGTGATCGTGCTGTTGCCGCCGGGCGTGGCGACGCTGGCACCGGAGTTGCAGGCCGAATCGCCGGTGCGGCTGGGTAAGCGACTAGCGTCGCTGGCCTGA